In a single window of the Paenibacillus sp. MMS20-IR301 genome:
- a CDS encoding M56 family metallopeptidase translates to MTNAFVAVLNMSITASYVAIAVMLVRLLLRRAPKIFSYLLWTAVIFRLAVPVSFTSAFSLLQLVQPAGHAGSSLGFIPQDIGMQLKPAADLGISSINRLVELPAAVPEASVNPVQVLLWAGSIIWLTGVVIILAYSAFSYIRILRRVRTATLVSDNIFETDLIMTPFVCGFVRPRIYIPAGLSGSERSYIILHEQTHIRRRDYLIKPFMFLLLILHWFNPLMWLSYALMSKDMEMSCDESVVNKLGMQIKGSYSASLLAFSMRSSGLPPGGPLAFVEGSVKTRITNILAYRPPSSRRTAGCLLLITALVAGCTANPKPIVSPQESLYSGYNVDKLIENRTRYVGDFSKVSALIGELPWPEGLEGAGIELQTGSRPYELTINYVMNEYGEVWDKRLKH, encoded by the coding sequence ATGACGAATGCTTTTGTGGCAGTCCTTAATATGAGTATTACGGCCAGTTATGTGGCTATTGCCGTAATGCTGGTGAGACTGCTGCTCCGGCGTGCGCCGAAAATATTCTCTTATCTGCTGTGGACGGCTGTCATCTTCAGGCTTGCTGTTCCTGTAAGCTTCACTTCAGCTTTCAGTCTATTGCAGCTGGTACAGCCTGCCGGTCATGCCGGCTCCAGTCTAGGGTTCATACCGCAGGACATTGGAATGCAGCTGAAGCCTGCTGCAGATCTCGGCATTAGCAGCATCAACCGCCTGGTAGAGCTTCCCGCCGCAGTACCTGAGGCAAGCGTGAATCCTGTGCAGGTTCTATTGTGGGCCGGGAGTATCATCTGGCTAACCGGAGTTGTTATCATTCTGGCATACAGTGCCTTCTCTTACATAAGAATTCTGCGCAGAGTCCGTACAGCAACTCTTGTCAGCGATAATATATTCGAGACGGATCTGATTATGACGCCGTTTGTCTGCGGTTTTGTGCGGCCGCGGATATACATTCCTGCCGGATTAAGCGGGTCTGAGCGGTCATACATTATTTTGCATGAGCAGACTCATATCCGTAGACGGGATTACCTGATTAAACCTTTTATGTTTCTGCTGCTGATCCTGCACTGGTTTAATCCGCTGATGTGGCTCTCCTATGCACTCATGAGTAAAGACATGGAGATGTCCTGTGACGAATCCGTTGTCAACAAGCTCGGTATGCAGATTAAGGGGAGTTATTCCGCATCACTATTAGCTTTTTCCATGCGCAGCAGCGGTTTGCCTCCCGGAGGCCCGCTGGCTTTTGTAGAGGGCAGTGTCAAGACCAGAATTACCAACATTCTCGCTTACCGCCCGCCCTCTTCCAGAAGAACCGCCGGGTGTCTGCTCCTAATTACCGCTTTGGTAGCAGGCTGCACTGCCAACCCCAAGCCTATAGTATCACCGCAAGAATCACTGTATTCGGGCTACAACGTGGATAAGCTTATAGAGAACCGGACTCGTTACGTAGGTGATTTCAGCAAGGTATCTGCGCTTATTGGTGAACTGCCTTGGCCTGAAGGACTGGAAGGTGCCGGTATCGAATTGCAGACAGGCTCCCGTCCGTATGAACTGACTATCAATTACGTCATGAATGAGTACGGGGAAGTGTGGGATAAGAGGTTGAAGCATTAA
- a CDS encoding phosphotransferase: MRNVFGAKFVVAGVMKMHGGAQKLVYKIDCTNGFSCVLYVWDVTKNYFEEEIAGNTTHSQSYGSNLFEVNNRYLTAHSIRTPVLYNLNQERSRYPFDYALVEYTGGQSAEAYFSHGDTQVKDTVFLKLGDMISEMHADESNIYGKPNQTSPNEEQCHLIHFVSAEAHLSYASEHVDTIRKNRDKLVDISNRLAAKIEPRNRYGYIHGELGPNHVIILENLEPCLIDIEGAGFFDIEYEHSFMKFRFGELYQYLGNERLDPDRMLFYQYHHHLSLIAAGLKLVHREYPDQQTARNIAEYHTMRALQFLESY; the protein is encoded by the coding sequence ATCAGGAATGTCTTTGGGGCAAAATTTGTTGTCGCCGGTGTCATGAAAATGCATGGCGGCGCGCAAAAGCTCGTCTATAAAATTGACTGCACGAATGGATTCTCCTGTGTCCTGTACGTGTGGGATGTAACCAAGAATTATTTTGAAGAAGAGATCGCCGGCAATACAACCCATAGTCAGTCGTACGGCAGTAATTTATTTGAAGTGAATAACAGATACTTAACCGCGCATTCCATTCGGACACCGGTGCTCTATAACTTGAATCAGGAAAGAAGCCGCTATCCCTTTGATTATGCCCTTGTAGAGTATACAGGGGGACAAAGTGCCGAGGCATATTTTAGCCATGGCGATACGCAGGTTAAAGATACTGTATTCCTTAAGCTGGGTGACATGATCTCAGAGATGCATGCTGATGAAAGCAATATATACGGAAAACCGAATCAGACTAGCCCGAATGAGGAGCAATGCCATCTTATCCATTTTGTAAGTGCTGAAGCTCATTTGTCCTATGCCTCTGAGCATGTAGATACGATAAGGAAGAACCGGGATAAGCTGGTCGATATTTCAAACCGGCTTGCAGCTAAGATAGAACCCCGAAACCGTTATGGTTATATTCATGGGGAGCTTGGCCCTAATCATGTCATCATCCTTGAGAATCTGGAGCCTTGCCTGATAGATATTGAGGGCGCCGGTTTCTTTGATATTGAATATGAGCACAGTTTTATGAAATTCCGTTTCGGGGAATTATACCAGTATTTGGGGAATGAGCGCCTTGATCCGGACCGGATGCTGTTCTACCAGTATCATCATCATCTGTCATTGATTGCAGCAGGCTTGAAGCTGGTTCATAGAGAGTATCCGGATCAGCAGACGGCCAGAAATATCGCTGAATATCATACCATGCGGGCTTTACAGTTCCTTGAAAGCTATTGA
- a CDS encoding TraX family protein, whose product MQIIAMLTMLIDHVGLIFFPGELAWRYIGRIAFPIYCYALVQGHIHTSSRPRYLRRLLVIALIAQIPYNLAIDPGGWNVVFTLLLSALVLTLLDKLPNLWYGIPVIIAAVLIMDYLPLDYNAYGLLLVLIFRYTRSYWLVLAHLALNIFYLFYYNWLVQMASIIPTILIALTPALWALLAQKRLPRWVWWSFYPAHLAVLALVKILFFQEWVSIEWRSLFSI is encoded by the coding sequence ATGCAGATCATCGCCATGCTGACCATGCTGATTGATCATGTCGGCCTTATATTTTTTCCGGGTGAGCTTGCCTGGAGATACATAGGGAGAATTGCTTTTCCAATCTACTGCTACGCGCTGGTTCAGGGGCATATACATACATCATCGAGACCGCGTTACCTGCGGCGGCTGCTGGTCATTGCCCTGATTGCCCAGATTCCGTACAATCTGGCCATCGATCCCGGCGGATGGAATGTTGTATTCACGCTTCTGCTGTCTGCACTTGTGCTGACGCTGCTTGATAAGCTGCCTAACCTCTGGTACGGCATACCCGTGATAATTGCGGCTGTGCTGATTATGGATTATCTGCCGCTGGATTATAATGCGTACGGGCTGCTGCTGGTGCTCATTTTCCGCTATACCCGTTCCTACTGGCTGGTGCTGGCCCATTTAGCGCTTAATATTTTTTATCTGTTCTACTATAATTGGCTGGTGCAGATGGCCAGTATTATACCTACTATTCTTATTGCGCTCACTCCGGCATTATGGGCGCTGCTTGCGCAGAAACGCCTGCCGCGCTGGGTATGGTGGTCCTTTTATCCGGCACATCTGGCTGTACTTGCGCTGGTAAAGATTCTCTTTTTCCAAGAATGGGTATCTATAGAGTGGCGGAGTCTATTCAGTATCTGA
- a CDS encoding copper amine oxidase N-terminal domain-containing protein, translating to MRTKKATITKWLLPFLAILLILAGCQTVGGFDVNKALLGDLDVKSSESSTTLSLNAVPAAGISAEDQEIVDLINSFSLTLGSVKLQDNGNVSASGIVGYKQMQIPFSFFMDSANIVFTAEGAKQPFYYPISGYDPVLGLEGFDQTKVTELSKLVTQFVVKNLPNPEAITVASVTESVYGQQVGLTKLHTEISGQELPGLLKTFLKAVSKDTEGFTALISGLYDYLYPLIEASGDDLDSLGFGEIPLENKEDVVTVAHDAAKLAVDALLLVYDKQLENLYKDTPELKTILGKDTKLAVDLFVDSGFHIRKQNIDLHVALPANDDLPLQSINVKLASETWNVNGPVTADPISTVGAINYSTAELTPGETLRSFEQGSDIYNLLKDDMGITYRSLMIAPDDDYYYPVVINGTTFVPLRYVAEDLDATVEWDAVNRAINVTDDVYGDKLVFKIGSDQALIGGTTVKLVKPVFVDEYGDANVPLRVLAQGLHATIDVDEDGYIWIERP from the coding sequence ATGAGGACAAAGAAAGCAACAATCACCAAATGGCTGCTGCCGTTTCTAGCAATACTGCTGATTCTCGCAGGCTGCCAGACCGTCGGCGGTTTCGATGTGAACAAGGCGCTGCTGGGGGATCTCGATGTGAAATCCTCTGAATCCAGCACTACACTTAGCTTGAACGCAGTGCCTGCCGCAGGCATCAGTGCAGAGGATCAGGAAATAGTCGATCTAATTAATTCATTCTCCCTCACGCTTGGAAGTGTGAAGCTGCAGGATAACGGCAATGTCTCGGCATCCGGTATTGTGGGTTACAAGCAGATGCAGATTCCATTCTCATTCTTTATGGATTCAGCGAATATTGTGTTCACAGCTGAAGGCGCCAAGCAGCCGTTCTATTACCCGATTTCGGGATATGATCCTGTACTTGGCCTGGAAGGATTTGATCAGACGAAGGTAACCGAGCTGTCGAAGCTGGTCACGCAGTTTGTAGTTAAAAATCTGCCGAATCCTGAGGCTATTACGGTGGCATCTGTTACAGAATCCGTATATGGCCAGCAGGTAGGCCTGACCAAGCTGCACACAGAGATTTCAGGCCAGGAACTCCCTGGCTTACTGAAGACCTTCCTGAAAGCCGTCTCCAAAGATACAGAAGGGTTCACAGCTCTGATCAGCGGCCTTTACGATTATCTGTATCCGCTGATTGAGGCTTCCGGAGATGATCTCGATAGCCTGGGCTTCGGTGAAATCCCGCTGGAGAACAAGGAAGATGTAGTTACTGTAGCGCATGATGCTGCCAAACTGGCAGTTGATGCACTCCTGCTGGTCTACGACAAGCAATTGGAGAACCTCTATAAGGATACTCCTGAGCTGAAAACGATCCTGGGTAAGGATACGAAGCTGGCAGTAGATCTGTTCGTAGACAGCGGCTTCCATATCCGCAAACAAAATATCGACCTCCATGTTGCGCTGCCGGCTAATGATGATCTCCCGCTGCAGAGTATCAATGTGAAGCTGGCTTCAGAGACCTGGAATGTCAATGGTCCGGTGACGGCTGATCCGATCAGTACAGTAGGGGCAATTAATTACTCTACAGCTGAGCTCACTCCGGGTGAGACGCTGAGAAGCTTTGAACAAGGTTCAGATATCTATAACCTGCTCAAAGATGATATGGGGATTACGTACAGAAGCCTGATGATTGCCCCGGATGATGACTATTATTATCCTGTGGTTATCAATGGCACCACATTTGTTCCGCTGCGTTATGTGGCTGAAGATCTGGATGCCACTGTAGAGTGGGATGCAGTCAACCGTGCCATTAATGTTACCGATGATGTGTACGGCGATAAGCTTGTATTCAAAATCGGCTCCGATCAGGCTCTGATCGGCGGTACCACTGTGAAGCTGGTGAAGCCGGTCTTCGTGGATGAATACGGTGATGCGAATGTGCCGCTGCGTGTGCTGGCGCAAGGACTGCATGCTACAATTGATGTGGATGAAGACGGATATATCTGGATTGAACGTCCTTAA
- the mmsB gene encoding multiple monosaccharide ABC transporter permease, with the protein MGAITDIFKKNIRQYGMIIALIFISIFFQILTDGILLKPLNVTNLILQNSYILVLAIGMVLVIITGHIDLSVGSVAAFIGALSAIMMVDMQLNPVLAVVLSLLMGALVGAWQGFWVAYIKIPAFIVTLAGMLLFRGLTMIVLNGQSIAPFPKAFQKISSGFLPDIASGSPLNILTLVIGVILSLLVIYQEYRSRKITVKYGFEQAPLWISVAKAAALVIVINLFTYVLAQYNGIPNILVILMVLIVIYSFVMNRMTMGRHIYALGGNEKAASLSGVKTKRVTFWVFVNMGVLAALSGLVFAARLNSATPKAGTNFELDAIAACFIGGASASGGIGTVVGAIIGGLVMGVMNNGMSLVGLGVDWQQGIKGLVLLLAVGFDIYNKSKTA; encoded by the coding sequence ATGGGAGCGATTACTGACATTTTCAAAAAGAATATCCGCCAATACGGCATGATCATTGCCTTGATTTTTATCTCCATTTTCTTTCAGATTCTGACTGACGGCATTTTGCTTAAACCGCTGAACGTAACGAACCTGATTCTGCAGAACAGCTACATTCTGGTGCTGGCCATCGGAATGGTGCTTGTAATCATTACTGGACATATCGACCTGTCGGTTGGCTCGGTAGCCGCCTTCATCGGCGCACTGTCTGCAATCATGATGGTGGATATGCAGCTGAATCCGGTGCTGGCCGTAGTGCTCTCGTTGCTGATGGGCGCGCTGGTCGGTGCCTGGCAGGGCTTTTGGGTCGCTTATATCAAAATCCCGGCGTTCATCGTCACCCTGGCAGGCATGCTGCTGTTCCGCGGACTGACGATGATTGTGCTGAACGGGCAGTCGATTGCGCCATTTCCGAAGGCTTTTCAGAAGATCAGCTCGGGCTTCCTGCCTGATATCGCAAGCGGCAGCCCGCTGAATATTCTGACCCTGGTCATCGGGGTGATCCTGTCACTCCTCGTAATCTATCAGGAATACCGCAGCCGCAAGATCACTGTGAAATACGGCTTTGAACAGGCTCCGCTCTGGATTTCGGTGGCCAAGGCAGCGGCGCTGGTCATTGTAATCAACCTGTTCACTTATGTGCTTGCCCAGTACAACGGGATTCCGAACATTCTGGTTATCCTGATGGTGCTGATCGTTATTTATTCCTTCGTAATGAACCGTATGACCATGGGCCGGCATATCTATGCGCTGGGCGGCAACGAGAAGGCGGCCAGCCTGTCAGGAGTCAAAACCAAACGGGTGACCTTCTGGGTATTCGTCAACATGGGCGTACTTGCTGCTTTATCCGGTCTCGTATTCGCGGCACGCCTTAACTCGGCTACACCAAAGGCCGGAACGAACTTCGAGCTGGATGCCATTGCGGCCTGCTTCATCGGCGGAGCTTCGGCTTCCGGGGGGATCGGGACGGTGGTCGGGGCAATCATCGGCGGTCTCGTCATGGGGGTCATGAACAACGGGATGTCGCTTGTCGGCCTCGGCGTCGATTGGCAGCAGGGCATCAAGGGGCTGGTGCTGCTGCTGGCGGTAGGCTTTGATATTTATAATAAGTCGAAGACGGCTTAG
- a CDS encoding response regulator, with product MEKWKVLIADDEGIIRTGIRQCVDWDALGMTVAAEAEDGEEALELAVQHSIHIALVDLNMPIMHGMELMRCLREQLPGCKIIVITGHDEFSYAQESIRLQVNDYILKPAEPKQLMQVLRGVRDELEAERQQSQHLQQASRQLQRNFPLLRERFCQEWLDGNLSQAEIREQLQFLQLPAERPELLSIVRWRWEGQNPGMKENERQLFLFAIENIIAELLEPYIKVIFRDPAGLIVILLWDAAAERVLAGAEGAVRSTLKIAVEIGMQPVQGGITELAGAYRSCRVALAKEQPLSPLVRRAKQYIQEHYSEYGLTLEGLAGQLLASPVYLSRLFKQELGESFGTYLTQIRIRRAAQLLNSTELSINEVAEQSGYETQHYFSTAFKKQTGVSPLQFRKGVLAGDGGSKRSDE from the coding sequence ATGGAGAAGTGGAAGGTATTGATTGCAGACGATGAAGGGATTATCCGCACAGGCATCCGCCAGTGTGTGGACTGGGACGCTCTTGGGATGACTGTAGCAGCGGAGGCGGAGGATGGGGAAGAGGCGCTCGAGCTTGCGGTTCAGCATTCCATACATATCGCGCTGGTTGACCTCAATATGCCGATAATGCATGGAATGGAGCTGATGCGATGCCTGAGAGAGCAGCTGCCCGGCTGTAAAATCATTGTCATCACAGGACATGATGAGTTCTCGTACGCCCAGGAATCGATCCGCCTGCAGGTGAACGATTATATTCTCAAGCCTGCAGAGCCGAAGCAGCTGATGCAGGTGCTGCGCGGCGTCCGCGATGAGCTGGAGGCGGAGCGGCAGCAGAGCCAGCATCTGCAGCAGGCCTCCCGGCAGCTGCAGCGGAATTTCCCGCTGCTGCGGGAGCGGTTCTGCCAGGAATGGCTGGACGGCAATCTCAGCCAGGCGGAGATCCGGGAGCAGCTGCAATTTCTCCAGCTGCCGGCCGAGCGGCCGGAGCTGCTCAGCATTGTCCGCTGGAGATGGGAAGGGCAGAACCCGGGGATGAAGGAGAATGAACGGCAGCTGTTTCTGTTCGCGATTGAGAATATTATCGCTGAGCTGCTGGAGCCGTATATCAAGGTTATCTTCCGCGATCCCGCCGGACTGATCGTCATTCTGTTGTGGGATGCCGCTGCAGAGCGGGTGCTGGCCGGGGCTGAAGGTGCGGTGCGCAGCACGCTCAAGATTGCCGTTGAAATCGGAATGCAGCCTGTGCAGGGTGGAATTACTGAGCTGGCAGGTGCATACCGGAGCTGCCGGGTTGCACTGGCCAAGGAGCAGCCGCTGTCACCGCTTGTGCGCCGGGCCAAGCAGTATATCCAGGAGCATTACAGCGAATACGGGCTTACCCTTGAGGGATTGGCCGGCCAGCTGCTGGCTTCGCCGGTCTATCTCAGCCGGCTGTTCAAGCAGGAGCTGGGCGAGTCCTTCGGCACGTACCTGACCCAGATCCGCATCCGCAGGGCGGCCCAGCTGCTGAACTCCACGGAGCTAAGCATCAATGAGGTAGCGGAGCAGTCAGGTTATGAGACGCAGCATTATTTCAGCACGGCGTTCAAGAAGCAGACGGGAGTATCCCCGCTGCAATTCCGCAAAGGCGTGCTGGCCGGGGATGGAGGCAGTAAGCGCAGTGATGAGTAA
- a CDS encoding C40 family peptidase, translated as MIAEEIVAYARSYEGRQYKHNSNLNKIDCSLFTQMVYRKYNIRLGRTVQKQSLQGTTVEKACLQKGDLLFFFVDGKHSTNEIAGHVGIYAGEQTMIHCIPYSNFFITNLNKAHWSKSYLYARRILEEC; from the coding sequence ATGATAGCCGAGGAGATTGTAGCTTATGCCAGAAGTTATGAAGGCAGGCAGTATAAACACAATTCTAACCTAAATAAAATTGACTGCTCCCTATTCACCCAAATGGTATACCGGAAATACAACATCCGGCTCGGCAGGACAGTACAGAAACAATCATTACAGGGTACTACAGTTGAGAAGGCTTGTCTTCAAAAAGGGGATTTATTATTTTTCTTCGTAGACGGCAAGCATTCAACGAATGAAATAGCCGGCCACGTGGGTATTTATGCGGGAGAACAGACCATGATTCACTGCATTCCATACTCGAATTTCTTTATCACCAATCTGAACAAAGCACATTGGAGCAAGTCCTATCTCTATGCACGAAGAATCCTGGAGGAATGCTGA
- a CDS encoding BlaI/MecI/CopY family transcriptional regulator encodes MEPYKLFDAEYKFACLIWEHEPINSTELVKLSLARLGWKKSTTYTVLRKLCERGILRNEGAVVTAVIKKTEAQQHESQTVVEKAFDGSLPQFLTAFLGGKKLSKQEAEELKRIIEEAAK; translated from the coding sequence ATGGAGCCGTACAAACTCTTTGATGCTGAATATAAATTTGCCTGCCTGATCTGGGAACACGAGCCGATCAATTCTACGGAGCTGGTGAAGCTTAGCCTGGCCCGGCTGGGCTGGAAGAAATCTACGACCTACACTGTGTTAAGGAAGCTGTGTGAGCGGGGAATTCTCAGGAATGAGGGGGCTGTTGTAACAGCGGTTATCAAAAAAACTGAGGCACAGCAGCATGAAAGCCAGACTGTAGTGGAGAAGGCGTTCGATGGCTCTTTACCGCAGTTTTTGACTGCCTTTCTGGGTGGTAAGAAGCTGAGCAAGCAGGAGGCAGAGGAGCTGAAACGGATCATTGAGGAGGCAGCCAAATGA
- the mmsA gene encoding multiple monosaccharide ABC transporter ATP-binding protein: protein MSEYILEMKGITKTFPGVKALSNVNLQVKAGEIHALCGENGAGKSTLMKVLSGVYPYGTYEGDILYQGEVCQFKGIKDSEGLGIVIIHQELALIPYLSISENIFLGNEQARRGVINWNETTVKTKELLNTVGLKESPFTGVSTIGVGKQQLVEIAKALSKEVKLLILDEPTAALNEDDSENLLTLILELKKRGISSIIISHKLNEIEKIADSVTILRDGQTIKTLDMKQDAVTEDVIIKGMVGRDLTNRYPERTPELGGTIFEIRNWDVYHPTQQDRQVLDGINLHIRRGEVVGIAGLMGAGRTELAMSVFGKSYGKRISGQTFMHGKEVHLNNITQAIENGLAYVTEDRKHYGLILIDDIKRNISLTNLKKLSRRGVINENEEVLVAEEYRKKLNIKTPSILQKTVNLSGGNQQKVVLSKWIYTGPDILILDEPTRGIDVGAKYEIYSIINGLAAEGKGVLVISSELPEILGMCDRIYTMCEGRISGEVERKDASQELLMKFMTRSRG from the coding sequence GTGAGTGAGTATATTTTGGAGATGAAAGGCATTACGAAGACATTCCCCGGCGTCAAAGCGCTGTCGAATGTGAACCTCCAGGTCAAGGCCGGAGAGATTCACGCGCTCTGTGGAGAGAACGGAGCCGGTAAATCCACGCTGATGAAGGTGCTGAGCGGAGTGTATCCGTATGGAACCTATGAAGGGGATATTCTGTACCAGGGAGAGGTTTGCCAGTTCAAGGGTATTAAGGACAGCGAGGGACTGGGTATTGTTATTATCCATCAGGAGCTGGCGCTGATTCCGTATTTGTCGATTTCGGAGAATATTTTCCTCGGCAATGAGCAAGCAAGGCGCGGGGTGATCAACTGGAACGAAACGACGGTAAAGACCAAGGAACTGCTGAACACCGTCGGCCTCAAGGAATCGCCGTTTACCGGAGTCTCAACAATCGGCGTCGGCAAGCAGCAGCTTGTAGAGATCGCGAAGGCGCTCTCCAAGGAAGTGAAGCTGCTGATTCTCGACGAGCCGACAGCGGCGCTGAACGAGGATGATAGCGAGAATCTGCTGACGCTCATTCTGGAGCTGAAGAAGCGCGGGATCTCTTCGATTATCATTTCCCACAAATTGAACGAAATCGAGAAGATAGCGGATTCTGTAACGATTCTGCGTGATGGACAGACCATTAAGACACTGGACATGAAGCAGGATGCGGTGACTGAGGATGTAATCATTAAAGGGATGGTCGGCCGTGATCTGACGAACCGTTACCCGGAGCGTACACCGGAGCTGGGCGGGACGATCTTTGAGATCCGGAACTGGGATGTCTATCATCCTACGCAGCAGGACCGCCAAGTGCTCGATGGCATTAACCTGCATATCCGCCGCGGCGAGGTGGTAGGTATTGCCGGACTAATGGGGGCCGGGCGGACAGAGCTGGCGATGAGTGTATTCGGCAAGTCGTACGGCAAGCGGATCAGCGGCCAGACATTCATGCACGGCAAGGAAGTCCATTTGAATAACATCACACAGGCGATTGAGAACGGGCTGGCTTATGTCACCGAGGACCGTAAGCATTACGGCCTTATTCTGATCGATGACATCAAGCGGAATATCTCACTGACCAACTTGAAGAAGCTGTCCCGCCGCGGCGTAATCAATGAGAATGAGGAAGTGCTGGTGGCCGAGGAGTACCGGAAGAAGCTGAATATTAAGACGCCGAGCATTTTGCAAAAAACAGTGAATCTCAGCGGCGGCAACCAGCAGAAGGTAGTGCTCAGCAAATGGATCTACACCGGGCCGGATATTCTCATTCTGGATGAGCCTACGCGCGGGATTGATGTCGGGGCCAAATACGAAATTTACTCCATTATTAACGGGCTGGCGGCTGAAGGCAAGGGAGTGCTGGTCATCTCCTCCGAGCTGCCGGAAATTCTCGGAATGTGCGACAGGATCTATACGATGTGCGAAGGAAGGATCAGCGGTGAAGTGGAGCGCAAGGATGCATCGCAGGAGCTGTTGATGAAATTTATGACACGAAGCAGGGGGTAA
- the chvE gene encoding multiple monosaccharide ABC transporter substrate-binding protein yields the protein MKKYSLIMLTLALVLILSACGNNSGNSASGGDSSKGKVGIAMPTKSSERWVNDGNNMVKEFEKLGYGTDLQYAEDVVENQVSQIENMITKGVNAIVIASIDGEALTDVLQKAHDANVKVIAYDRLIKKSEYVDYYATFDNFKVGVLQGSYIEEKLGLKDGKGPFNIELFGGSPDDNNAYFFFDGAMSILKPYIDSGKLVVRSKQLTMDQVATLRWDGAAAQARMDNLLSANYASDNLDAVLSPYDGISIGILSSLKGVGYGSGDKKLPVVTGQDAELASVKSILAGEQTQTVFKDTRELAKKAVDMTESVLKGTEAEVNDTTTYDNGVKIVPSYLLEPVSVDASNVDKVLVEGGYYTKEQLGQ from the coding sequence ATGAAGAAATATTCACTGATTATGTTGACATTGGCACTCGTACTTATTTTATCCGCATGCGGCAATAACAGCGGGAATTCGGCCAGCGGCGGTGATTCGTCCAAAGGCAAGGTCGGGATCGCCATGCCGACGAAATCATCGGAACGCTGGGTGAATGACGGCAACAACATGGTGAAGGAATTTGAGAAGCTGGGTTATGGCACGGATCTGCAGTATGCAGAGGATGTTGTAGAGAACCAGGTGTCCCAGATTGAGAATATGATTACCAAAGGCGTGAATGCGATTGTAATCGCTTCAATTGACGGCGAGGCGCTGACCGATGTGCTGCAGAAGGCGCATGATGCTAATGTCAAAGTTATAGCTTACGACCGCCTGATTAAGAAAAGCGAGTATGTAGACTACTATGCAACCTTCGATAACTTCAAGGTGGGCGTGCTGCAGGGCTCCTATATTGAAGAGAAGCTTGGCCTGAAGGACGGCAAAGGCCCGTTCAACATCGAGCTGTTCGGCGGATCGCCGGATGACAACAACGCCTACTTCTTCTTCGATGGGGCAATGTCCATCCTGAAGCCTTACATTGACTCCGGCAAGCTCGTGGTCCGCAGCAAGCAGCTTACGATGGATCAGGTGGCTACGCTGCGCTGGGATGGTGCTGCTGCGCAGGCCCGGATGGATAACCTGCTGAGCGCGAACTATGCAAGCGACAATCTGGATGCAGTGCTCTCTCCTTACGACGGCATCAGTATCGGTATCCTGTCCTCACTTAAAGGTGTTGGCTACGGTTCAGGCGACAAGAAGCTTCCGGTTGTTACCGGACAGGATGCCGAGCTGGCTTCCGTGAAATCGATTCTTGCCGGTGAGCAGACCCAGACCGTATTCAAGGATACGCGTGAGCTGGCGAAGAAGGCTGTAGACATGACCGAAAGCGTACTGAAGGGTACAGAAGCCGAAGTTAACGATACTACAACCTACGACAATGGTGTGAAAATCGTACCTTCCTACCTGCTCGAGCCTGTGTCGGTGGACGCAAGCAATGTGGATAAGGTGCTGGTGGAAGGCGGCTACTATACCAAAGAACAGCTGGGCCAGTAG